The sequence GACCTTGTCCTATCTCTTTCTCTATTCCGTTTCAGAACCGCCAACCACGATCGATGAATTGACACACTGCACTTTGGGAAGCCCTCGGTGAGCCACAGTTTCCGCGATGGAACATCATGGGTTGTTTACGGATATATCGAACAGTTTCCCCGGCAGTGGAGTCCTACCGAATACCAATGTGAAGTATCATCACCACCTGCCGCAGATCCCGCCCCAGCCACCGCCACCACCGCAAGCCCCACCACCAAGTAACGGACAGGGTGGTAATCCTCAGTTGTACCTCCCCCATCaccaacaacagcaacaaccaGTAGTTGGCTACggtcaacagcaacaacaacaacaacaacaacagcagcagcaacaacaatcgCTTCATCAACCACAGCAGGCGCAGGGCCAGCATGTCGAGTCGGGTTCAATAGGCAGTGGACTGTATCATGACACTGCCGGACTGTTCGATGCGACCAGCGCCCTCTGTACAAATAATAGCAGTAGTAACTATAGCAACATTAACAACAACGGTAATAACGTTAACAACAGCAAGACCATTGAATTCACTTCGCGAAAGTTTGAAACCAATACAGGCGATAGTATAACGTACAATATCAATAATATTAACACTAACATTGTCAATAACATAAGTGGGGGGAGTTTAGGAGCGAACGGTGTGCAAGGGTTGAACCCGACGCAGGCCGCCATCACAGGTGGGTCGGACCTGATCGGGAATACCCAATTTTCGTCCACCGGGGGTAACGCACAGATCTCGTTCAACAAGGAAGGTGAAACTAATCCAACGATCATCAACATTAGCAATAACAACCACAATATCATGGCGCCACCCTATCCATACCCCTATCAGGCAAAGATCTCCGGAATGGGTGCGTTGAATGATTTGAATACCAAGTTTGGAGCAAACCACGGATGGGCGGGTAACGGTTCGTCGCATAGTGCAACAAATGAGTTTGCTCACGAAAATAGTGTGATCAGTAACTTCGAGGCTAAAAATCCAACCAAATACCACACGAGTCGAAGTAGCTATCGATACCAGCCGGATTATGTGCAACCGAGTCAACAGCAGCAACCAACAACGGCTCACTATCAACACAATTACGGTTTGTATAACCCAGAGGGAACACAAGCCACTCAATCCAGCAACCGAACGGCCACCATGGATACGAACCTTACCCACACATCGTACGTAACAAGTACCCGGTGATGGATGAAGTGAATCGCTATGGACGCAGCCATCAGGTTCACTCTGCGAGCCATTCGCAGAACCACCATGATCTCATATACAACGAACGATCTCGATATTCTACTAACTTCCCCAGCGGCTTCATACCACCTGTTGGAGCATATTATCCAACGGCTCAACCAACTAATAAAGCTGTTTTAAACCCTAGCGTCGACTACTTCAACAGCAACTACATTAAACAAGTCCCTCCATTAAATGCCCATCAAGCCAGCCACTACATTCCAAGTAGATCTGCTTACTCTCATCAAAGTACCACCATACCCGGATACCATCACCACCAGAATTATCCCCACAATCATACTCCCCAATACGAAGATCCCTATCGACATAGATCCCGACATCACACAATTCAACATCACTACAGCGATGGTCATCACGGCCAACAAAGCTATCCCAATTATCCAGTTCCTGGTGCCAACCTCGCCTATTCtcacaatcaaaagctttccttCAGTAAATCTATGAACGATTTCTACACCCCGAATGTTCAAAATGCAAACCCAACACACCACTATCCCAATCCTTTACCAAATCCAACAACCCCTACCGTACATCACGCACCCCATTTCGGTATCAAATATACCTCCCAAACGATCGTCCCACCGATGACGCAGCAAAAACCTTTGAACCATCATGTTCCAACAACCCAATCCTCGCAAAAAACCGCAAACAATTGCTACTATGATACCCCAAATCCTGTCATAGACATGAACCACCCCTTAGTCGATCTGGAAGAGCAGATAAACAGCGTAAAGATCCTCAAGAGCAGTCGCGATAACACTAGTTACGACAACAACAGCCTAAACTACGACTGTCAGCAAAAGTATCTCATGAACCGCTATCTTTATTCCAAGACCGGATCGTCATCTTCTACCCCATCGTCCACCGATGGCTATGTTCTAATGGGCCTCACATTAGCCACACGCACTCCACCAACCTGACCAACTACGGTTACTCCACTATGGATGAGTTTGTCATGGGATCGCGCAATTTTGCGCTTGATGAAAACCTCAAAGACAAGAACCTGCGCGACTATCTCAGCAGCTGGAACGAGACCGAAGAAGAGGACACATCCGCTGGTGTGGCTTCTAACGCTGAAAAGAAGGAGTCCAACAATAATCAATCGGCGCACGAAAACTTTGAATCTTGTAAATACCTGCAACAGGCTTTGGACGAACAACTTCCGCCGTTGCACAGCGGAGTAATTGTGGCGAATGTCCAGAACGGAACCGGTAACCTTCCGGACATTCTAATCGACCTTGAAAAGACCAAAGACGACAATCCCAAAGTTGGACAAGAAACGACTGAAGTAGGCGAGAAGCTGTACATATTGGAAACGTACGACGTGCCCCACTCGGAGCTGAACAAATATAAACACCTCAGCGTAATCAACGAGCTGCCGAAAAATGTTGTTCCAATCCACGACAGTGCAGATTCactgaaattcctggaggaaatcgaGTCCAACCGGGACAAGTACTACGAAACTGAGCTGGAATCGGAAGTCGTCTACgacgaaaggaagaaagacgaaGAGAAGAAGGCTGAACAGTCCATGCCGACGATCGTTCTCGATGACGATGAACCGGAAGAAGTGGACGAAGACATCACTGAAAATGTGGTTAAGGAGAAAACAAAAGTGGAAGAGCAACCACCAGTAGATCAGGTTGATCAAATTGTGGAAAACAAAATTGAAGCCGTACCGGAAGCGACAGTTGAACCGGAGAAGAAAACCGATGACGACAGCTTCAAAGTGCCACACTACATTCCCAAGTACCGCAAAAGGCGTTACCAGTTCGATAGTTACGACTATCCACGCTTTCCCAAGCGAGCTCGCCGTTCGAGCATTGAAGATTTCTTGCACTGTGAGGTGAAGCTGCCGAAACCGAAGCCGCCGGTTAGGTTTAACCCGACACAGTTGTTCAGCATCTGTGTGGCGACACTGAACTCGCGCGAGTACAGGCGCTACGCAAAGGCGGATTTAGCCAGACGGCAAGAGCTGGCGAAAAGAAGTTCAATTGAGGGTGTTGAAGAGCAGACGGTTAAGGGTGATGAACAATTGCAATCAGTTACAGCAGAAAAGAGTGAAGTGCGACGGATAGAGCAGACTGAAGCGTTGGCGAAGAAAAGCTGGGTTCCAGAAACTACGGAATGTAGAGAAACAACCATGGAGAGTGAGCACGCAGCAACTTCACCGATGGACAGTGATGCAACCATGGAATGTAATGACAACAGTGATGAAGAAGCACACATGGAGCCTCTACCTACAGTGCTACCAATGGAAAGTGATATTTCAGCGAAGAGTGTTGAGACACAATCGATGGATCGTGATATTTCTACGGAATGTCATAACGAAAATGAAGAACCCGTCGAATCTGTTCCGGAATCACTTCCGATGGACAGCGACATTTCTTCAGAATGTCATGATAGCAATGATAAAGAAGAACACATCGAATCTGTCCCAGAAACACCTCAAATGGAAAGCGATATCCCTATGGAATGTCAGGACAACATTCCTGAAGAGGAGCACGATGAAGTACTATCAGGAGCACCATCGATGGAAAGCGATAGTTCTTCGGAACGTAATGACAATAATGCTGAAGAGAAACACGACGAAGCTTTATCCGAAGCGCCTTCGATGGAAAGCGATATTTCTTCGGGATGTCATGACAGCAATGACAAAGAGGCTTCACCAGAAGAATCACCTCAGAAGGAGAGCCATATCTTCGAACAGCACGTAGAAGCTACATCGATGGATTGTGATGAAAGCAATTACCAAGAAAAGGAGCAAGAGAGTTCTCCCAAAAGGACTAGAGAGGAAATTCAACCAGAAGAACCATCATTGGAAAACGAAGTATATGTAGCTGCGGAGATAAAAGATCAAACAAATGAAGAAGCGTCATCGGAAGATCAGTCAGATACATCGGATAGTATGTTTGACACAGCGGAATCACAAGAAGTGAGTCTTGTGGGAGCTCAAATGGAGAATGATGTTGTTGTTCCATTGGATTATTCCATagagaaaaatcaacaagaaCTCTCCATTGGAACCCAAGAAATGCCATTTAGCTCACCTGAAAGGGAAACCATGGAGCAAGATAATGATACTGAATCAGTTATAGATCTTTCACAAGTAACATTATCTGAAGTGAAGCATATTGCAACAGAAACAATTGAAGAAGTACTAGCAACTCAAAGTGAGAGTTCAAAAGACGATGAAGTAGAGGAAGTAGCGCAAAACCATGTAAAACAAGAGACAAAGATTTCAACACGTGACTCGGCCATTATATTGGAGGAATCTGATCACGAAGAAGAGAGTCATGAGCGAAGCAGCGAGCCAGATGAGTCCGGTTTTACTGAAGGCAAATCCAACTCAGAATCAGAAAGCGGCGCTCCAATTGAAGTAGAAGACAGTGCAGATGACGCAGACGACGACGTATTTGAGCAAGTATTGGAATCGCAATCTAAATGCGAACGAGTATCTGTGATTGTGGATGATGCGAAGGAAATTGAAATCCAACCGATAGAAGAACCTGTTGTACATAAAACAGTTGAGTCTAATGAAGTAGCAAATGTGGAACAAGAAAAACGAGAATTACTAGAAGAAGAACTATCAGTAGAAGAAAAAGACGAAGCAAGTGTGGAAGAAGAAACAGTAATCGATTTAACACCTGCGCCGGAAGACAATCGAGTGACCGTGATTCAGAAGACAGAATCAATCGAATCGATGGACATGGACCAACCGACCCGATGCTTTAATCCACCTGCGTTGCGAGAACTAACCAATGCGGCTTTCGAATGCTATCGAGTTCTTTACGATTACCAACGAGTTCCTCCCCTGCGGACGCTCTGCTACGAGTACTTACTGGAAAACAACAGCCTTCCGCAACCTCAATCATTACAGAAAATTTGCGAACAATTTATTTGCAACAATCGTCATTTGTTTATCATTGAGGAAGTGCGAAGTGAGCCACCACGATTGCAGGAGCTGTGCCAGAAGGTACTGAACGAAACCAACATCATCATTGATGTGAACGATTTTTGCATCATCGATGATGAGGTCGAACAGGAGAAGGAGACCGAAGGGAGAGTGTTTATCGTTGAAGATGATCATGGATCAATCGAGGATTTGCTCAGAGAAAGTGAGGACATGGGAGGGGATGTCATTGTGCTGTCAGATGATGTGGGCGATGAGCATGAGATATTTTTCGAAGATGCCGGCTGTTCTGAAGAGGTTCAAGTAACGTTGGAAAGCAGCCAATCACTATCTGATAGTGATAATGAGATCTACAGAAAGGTTGAACGTGAAATCGAAAGGATGATGACAACCAGCTCCGATGAGGAGGATGATGCATCGAATCGATGTGACGCAATGGTGATGCAAGAAGAGTTCGACAATGAGTTCTATTCATTCGTTGGTGGAGACGAATGCATTCAATATGAGGAGGTGATACCCGTGAACAAACAAGCCTATAGAAGAGAGAGTTTGATAAATGATCTCCAAAGGAAGTATATGGTTCCAAAAGGAAGGACGTTGACGTGCAGGTTGAAGTTGTTACGTAAATATGTTTATTATCAACGTTTCATTAAAACGAGGGACCATGGAATGCAGTCGAAGCGCAGGTTCTTCTGTCGAAAACTCAACTGTTTGCGGAGGAAGATCGATGCAATGCGACGCAGCGTCAGTGTTAGTGTAATTGATGACGACAGTGATAGCAACAGCAGCACGTTTTCGACTGTGAGTAGTTCAAGCAGTAGCAGCAGCAGAAGTGGTAGAAGTAGTAACAGCAGTTCAGCAAGCTCCGCCAGCGGAAACAGTTCAGAGAGTGAAGAGGAGGAAGCGGCAACGGAGACGGAGACAGTGGAGCAATCCAGTGCCCATGCTTCGGAGGATTCCTCGGCCAGCTCTTCTGTAGGCGAACGCCTAATCGAAACCAATAACAATCAACTAGATTTAAGTACCGTAACCAAACCGGCCAAGATAGAATCTCAGCAGTTTGCCAAAGAAGAAGACAACAGTAGTAATAGCTCTGATAGCAGATCGAGAGGCTTCATTCGACGATCTGTCAATATCTCACCActagtaaaaaagaaaaaactaaGCTTCGAAGAAAGTTTGCTCAGCATAGAAAAGATGTACAAAAAGACCAGCAGTCCCTCGCAATCAACAAGCAGTCCAAGCCACTCAAATTCCTCATCTCCTGTTCCCGTCAGAGCACGGATCCTTACCAACGCCAACTGTGGCCCGAACGTGGTCGTCAATGTTAACAACAACCGCGAAGCTCCGAGGAAGCTTATCATTCCGTCGTACAAGATCTTCAATCAGGCCCTTGCCATCCCACCACCCGCCGACAATGAAGCGTCAAGAACAAGTCGGCAACCCTTTAGAAGACGGAACAGCAGTGCCGGTAGCagctgcagcagcagcagtagcagcacTCGATGCCACCTCGTCAACTGCACCCAACGAAGTAGTGGACTAATTCGGGTAAATTACCCAAACAAGCCTTCGCCTCCAAGGAAATCGTCAGCGAGCAGCTCATCCAGCGTAAACAATGCGGTCACGCGATCGCATGCTATCCCGGCGGGCTTCGATCGACGCATTCCGTTCGTCCGGTTAGAACGTATCGATTACGTCGAAAAGCTAGCGGAAAAGTACCGCCAACAGCAGCGGCATCAGCAGCACCACCAGCAGCAAGAACAGTTTGCGAAACTACGGCAGAGGCGGAAGTCGACCTTTTCGTAAAACCCACCGCCGGGTCGCGTGTTCGCGTGAGTTCCAACGCGTAGAAGGGCGGTTATCAATGGCCATTCGTATGGGATCGGACACAGATGGGCAGTATTGGTTGTTGTggttgtgaatttttttttctgccagCATTTGCGGGGCAGAGGTGGAGACCGTTGCCGAAGGGTGTTTGGAAAAATGTCGTCCGGAATGGTTGGTGCGGAAAATGGATCACTTTTCTGGTTGACCGTGTGCGCAATTGAATGAGCGTGTCGCGTTGGTAAACGACCGTTGAGCCCGATGGTAATTTGCGGATTGCATCCGTTGGTGGGCTGTGGTGAACATGATGATAATGGCCAGACGGTTCAGAGTATGAAATAAAATGGGAGAATGCTTGGTAAGCTTagttcaaaatgaaatttattatGGTTCATGGTAAGCAAAAAAATGAAAGTCTTAGAAAGATATTCTGCTTTCCGCAACGTCCAATTCAAGGCTATTATTTGCCAAATTTCATCCCTTTAGATGAGCCACAGAAGTTCCTTTAATTTTGGGCACCCcacttttcttcctttttttatttgtttccaTAAGCTCCTAAAAATCACCACAGCCTAATGAATGGGGATTATTTTTGTAGGATAACGTAGCTAAGTCAACGGTATCAATACTACGTGCGATAGCATTGTGAATCACCAGAATATCTGCACGCTCACGCAAATGGATGTACTGAACTAATTTGTAATCGAATTGGTAATTTTTTAGCATAAGCTCGAAGCTATGTTTATAAAACAACAGCAATAAGTCGATAGTTTTTACTATTTCGACTAATCCGGTGAAGATTGATTGACAACTGTGGGTTGACTAcagctgattttttttcgacaTAACATTCTTCAGAATTGAACATCTGAGGTTGGCTCTTTTCATTATTTCATACTTGTAGGTCTGATTGACTTCAAGTACATATTGGATAAACATCGAAGCATCTGGCCATCATCTCTATGTTTTTGACAATCCGCATAGTAGAGGATCAATGGTTTATGAATTTTTCGCCATCCAATCTCtggatgtaattttcaatggGTCTTGTGAAAATTGAAACGATTCTTTTTCCTTCGTTTGATACAAATCGCGTacatatatgaaaaaataattttaccaGAACAGAAAAACCACAACGGATTAATTTGAACACATTCTACGGACAATTTAACGATACAAAAGGTTATTTACTTACGAGTGTTGTAGTGTGCAGAACCGCGAATGCTAAAATGCAGCTTTTTGTCTCTCCCTTCGTCTACGATTCCTTCTCAGTGCACTAAAAACTCTCCGCTCAACGCTTATCAGTTTGCTCTCGGTATTCTCATTCTCTCAACTTCTCAAACCACGTGCGTTTCCACGCTCAAAGCGATCCAAGAAGCAGCTGCTCTCCAAATGTAACTACGATTGAGATTACTCCACACGACCACTGGCCATTCCATCGTCGACACATAAACATTGTTAGTCACAAAAAGCCTCGTACTCGTCTGAAATAAGCCCGGAACTCAATATTTTGCGTGAGATGTTCTGAAAAAatttaatatgaaaatattattttactcTAGAgtgttcaattttgtttttacttcAAAGTTGATAGAAAACATCAGCTTTGTGTGGCCCAAACTCAATGTTTTAAAAAGCTATACCGTGTGTTGAATTATGTAAAAAGCTTTTGAGAGAGCGCTACGAACTGAAAGTTAAAATTCGAGCACAACAACCAGCATCGTTGATCGTTATTTCCGTGCGTTACCACCGTTACGGCACCTTGGACAACAACCACCATGCCGCATCCAGATATGCGACTTTTATTCATGTTACATTCAATTGTTTGTTACTTTGTTACGTTTCACCAATCGTGATTTCATAAATCATTGTCGAAAATTTGAACTGCttttaaattattaataaaataaaCCAATCGCGTTAGATATTTTAAAGTTGCTAAGAATTTAAGTTTCCTGTGGTATGATTTCATAAACATAAATGAATTCTTATCGTTTTGTTTTGGCAGTTCATTAGGCGTTACTTTCCATCTAGTCAATAGAAGAATTCGCTTTTCAAAGCATATAATAGCTAAGGATACAAAAAAGGGGAAAGATTTTCCTTACTAGACAACTGTGGTGTTTTTTTCTGAGTTAGTATTAAGGGATTCACTTCTAGGATTAAGCATGATAAtgaaacacacatacacaaatacAATCACAAACCAAGTATGGTAGTACATTCCCCGTTTTAAATCTATTTAGCGAATAAGTTTttatatgttattatgtttgtACACTCCCAAACCACCAGAATTAGTTTTAACTCACCGATTTTTGTAATCACTTACTATAACTATCGTTGTACTATCGTTTGTTTAAAATGTGTTAAATATATTCTAGAGAAGTATATGGGTAGCATCCTAAAAACCAACCATTCACGATCGGAAGGCTTATTCGGAATTCTTTCTTGTGAAGATGCAAAAACAAGCGAACCAAGTGCGTAAAATCGAATACAACACACTGAATTTTAGTGCCTTGAATGACAAACTTTGGATGAACTAATCACAACAGATACAGAAGTATAGTTAACTTCGGATATTAGTAGAAGAATtcgtaaaaaataaaacaaacatgaATAAAAGTATTTTGTGTGTACAAGTGCAAGACTAGCTTTTTTACAAAacagaaatgcaaaaaataacataaattgtCGATATTTACGATATACACATCAAGTTTTACACTAAAAAATTAAACCAGAAAAGTCCTTAATAAATAATATCGCTTGATATCAAAGATTGAAACGTGGTGGCATTTATCGATGGTTTTATTTTAATGAAAACAAGCAAATTTTGGATTGCTGAAATGGATCTACACAGTTGCGACGCAAGTTTATGATTGATATTCAACGGGAAGTCGAACTGGGACACCAACAACGCATCTGTCATTGGATCGGATCAAGAAgccataaaaattaaaaaaaaatactatttaaATATTACAGAAAAAAACGAAAAGTAAATATTGTATCTATTTTAATGTCCGTGTAAGACTATTGTTTGCAAAagacaaaaatggaaaaaataaaaaaagttttgtttttgaatgttggttgaaaatctgagatttttttaattaaatgatgataaggttaaaagactattattcttccatttacttccactattaactaaACTTAACTTTTTTTCGTCGATAACaaatactgaagaagtttccaagtaggaaacgaaatacgtatctgcttgttgatacataaaaaagttaatagtggaagtaaatggaagaataatagtcttttaaccttgtagcatttcccctaagacgctctaaaataattaatcataaatGATGAtgacaatattctaaaaatgtttCGGATATGAAGAAAAAGTTACAAATGTAGGAACTTTTAGAAATCCAATGAACTAAGAAGTTCTTATGCAATTTCAACatttgttccattccaggtcatccaagaatttcctggagtctacacgcgtaacaaagGCCTTAAGTTCTACTTGCGTAACTTAAGATCTGTAATTTCTTTCTTAAATGGTTCGTGCCGTTTCTAATTCGCAGAATCAAACTGGATATGCCTTCAGTAACTGTTCcgtttcaggtcatccaagaactccctggagtataggccttaaggtctaccgttttgcttcgaattgccggacgcttcgaatgccggacacttcaattgctatttgattttatttaccatctcaacaagtattttttgggttatcaatgcagggaacgattcttgaacttgaaaccattttaacaaatgtaagtaatccgtgatctgcggtaaaaacttgaaaattagaggtaaaagttgaaagcatgtcataatcaacggtgaatttcgttttcttagaatgcagcttaagactcaacgttagaaaaactaagctcatattttttatattccatcatttgcaaggggtattagtaatttattaacatagtatgatagcactctttgtcatgaagtagagaaattgcttgggaattcatagctttataatttttattacattttctgtatgtccgggcttcgaggcaagtttttacaattgtttcgatttccggacatgctgaaatgatgTAAAATAACTGTTTATCAGTTAAGTTAATTGATTCGTAATGAGCAATCATAGTAACAAATTCATTAGATTTGAGTTGCTACACTCCGTAGAATCATACCAAACTCAGAAACTGTTCCGTTTCAGGTCATTCAAGAACTCCCTGGAATAAAGATCTCAAAGTCTATATGCATAACCAAAGGTAatctctttttgcctttctcatatactaagtatacgtaaaggctatatgatcgctccaaaaacaaactttaccgatcgactcaattcgacgaattgaggtgatgtttgCGCGCACCCACCCaacaaaatgaaacacaaatgtcttaaccgatttacagatgcctgcggtatataattcgggcctggtggcctcacaactggatctcaaacaacgagctccatcgtcgttgtcaccagaggccgatagcaacagaaattcgggatcggaagtggggctgggtcggccacattctacgtaggggcggaaacgaaatctgtaagcaagcattagactggaacccagcgggacatcgcagcagaggcagacccagaggctcatggcggcgaagcctcaataaagaaataaaagaagtcgaccgaaatctaacctggcaacaggttaaagcgatagccgggcatcgctcaggatggagatctttcaagtcggccctttgcaccaccggaggtgtacaggatccataagtaagtaagtaagtaagacttacttgcaacaagttgcattcgacgcagaattccccattgtttcctattgaaaattggtcaaatcGGACTACGGGCTttgaagttatgaccaaaaaactatttttcattaaaaaaaaatgcgtgaataaatgtcactcatttttcaggcacttatgaAATCCAGCAaaccacatgcattctacaaggcccattctacaaaattcaaactttattctaaaagtgaggagttcaaattcagctttgcagaagagagaaaccaaatttctatcaaaagacgtacttttgtggatgaaattccgtttttcacaacaaatgtacgtatcaaatgaaatccaataacccacatgcattctacaaggcccattctacaaaattcaaactttattctaaaagtgaggagccaaaattcagctttgcaggggagagaaaccaaatttctatgaaaagacgtacttttgtgaatgaaattccgtttttcacaacaaatgtacgtgccaaatgaaatccaacaacccacatgcattctacaaggcccattctacaaaattcaaactttattctaaaagtgaggagccaaaattcagctttgcagaggagagaaaccaaatttctatgaaaagacgtacttttgtgaatgaaattccgtttttcacaacaaatgtacgtgccaaatgaaatccaacgacccacatgcattctacaaggcccattctacaaaattcaaactttattctaaaagtgaggagtcgaaattcagctttgcagaagagagaaaccaaatttctatgaaaagacgtacttttgtgaatgaaattccgtttttcacaacaaatgtacgtgccaaatgaaatccaacgacccacatgcattctacaaggcccattccacaaaattcaaactttattctaaaagtgaggagccaaaattcagctttgcaaaggagagaaaccaaatttctatgaaaagacgtacttttgtgaatgaaattccgtttttcacaacaaatgtacgtgccaaatgaaatccaacaacccacatgcattctacaaggcccattctacaaaattcaaactttattctaaaagtgaggagccaaaattcagctttgcaggggagagaaaccaaatttctatgaaaagacgttcttttgtgaatgaaattccgtttttcacaacaaatgtacgtgccaaatgaaatccaacgacccacatgcattctacaaggcccattctacaaaattcaaactttattctaaaagtgaggagtcgaaattcagctttgcagaagagagaaaccaaatttctatgaaaagacgtacttttgtgaatgaaattccgtttttcacaacaaacgtacgtgccaaatgaaatccaacaacccaca comes from Armigeres subalbatus isolate Guangzhou_Male chromosome 2, GZ_Asu_2, whole genome shotgun sequence and encodes:
- the LOC134210467 gene encoding uncharacterized protein DDB_G0283357-like, producing the protein MNGENPSDLVGPLNEPPTTIDELTHCTLGSPRFPGSGVLPNTNVKYHHHLPQIPPQPPPPPQAPPPSNGQGGNPQLYLPHHQQQQQPQQQQQSLHQPQQAQGQHVESGSIGSGLYHDTAGLFDATSALCTNNSSSNYSNINNNGNNVNNSKTIEFTSRKFETNTGDSITYNINNINTNIVNNISGGSLGANGVQGLNPTQAAITGGSDLIGNTQFSSTGGNAQISFNKEGETNPTIINISNNNHNIMAPPYPYPYQAKISGMGALNDLNTKFGANHGWAGNGSSHSATNEFAHENSVISNFEAKNPTKYHTSRSSYRYQPDYVQPSQQQQPTTAHYQHNYGLYNPEGTQATQSSNRTATMDTNLTHTSYVTSTR
- the LOC134210468 gene encoding uncharacterized protein LOC134210468; amino-acid sequence: MDEVNRYGRSHQVHSASHSQNHHDLIYNERSRYSTNFPSGFIPPVGAYYPTAQPTNKAVLNPSVDYFNSNYIKQVPPLNAHQASHYIPSRSAYSHQSTTIPGYHHHQNYPHNHTPQYEDPYRHRSRHHTIQHHYSDGHHGQQSYPNYPVPGANLAYSHNQKLSFSKSMNDFYTPNVQNANPTHHYPNPLPNPTTPTVHHAPHFGIKYTSQTIVPPMTQQKPLNHHVPTTQSSQKTANNCYYDTPNPVIDMNHPLVDLEEQINSVKILKSSRDNTSYDNNSLNYDYRIVIFYPIVHRWLCSNGPHISHTHSTNLTNYGYSTMDEFVMGSRNFALDENLKDKNLRDYLSSWNETEEEDTSAGVASNAEKKESNNNQSAHENFESCKYLQQALDEQLPPLHSGVIVANVQNGTGNLPDILIDLEKTKDDNPKVGQETTEVGEKLYILETYDVPHSELNKYKHLSVINELPKNVVPIHDSADSLKFLEEIESNRDKYYETELESEVVYDERKKDEEKKAEQSMPTIVLDDDEPEEVDEDITENVVKEKTKVEEQPPVDQVDQIVENKIEAVPEATVEPEKKTDDDSFKVPHYIPKYRKRRYQFDSYDYPRFPKRARRSSIEDFLHCEVKLPKPKPPVRFNPTQLFSICVATLNSREYRRYAKADLARRQELAKRSSIEGVEEQTVKGDEQLQSVTAEKSEVRRIEQTEALAKKSWVPETTECRETTMESEHAATSPMDSDATMECNDNSDEEAHMEPLPTVLPMESDISAKSVETQSMDRDISTECHNENEEPVESVPESLPMDSDISSECHDSNDKEEHIESVPETPQMESDIPMECQDNIPEEEHDEVLSGAPSMESDSSSERNDNNAEEKHDEALSEAPSMESDISSGCHDSNDKEASPEESPQKESHIFEQHVEATSMDCDESNYQEKEQESSPKRTREEIQPEEPSLENEVYVAAEIKDQTNEEASSEDQSDTSDSMFDTAESQEVSLVGAQMENDVVVPLDYSIEKNQQELSIGTQEMPFSSPERETMEQDNDTESVIDLSQVTLSEVKHIATETIEEVLATQSESSKDDEVEEVAQNHVKQETKISTRDSAIILEESDHEEESHERSSEPDESGFTEGKSNSESESGAPIEVEDSADDADDDVFEQVLESQSKCERVSVIVDDAKEIEIQPIEEPVVHKTVESNEVANVEQEKRELLEEELSVEEKDEASVEEETVIDLTPAPEDNRVTVIQKTESIESMDMDQPTRCFNPPALRELTNAAFECYRVLYDYQRVPPLRTLCYEYLLENNSLPQPQSLQKICEQFICNNRHLFIIEEVRSEPPRLQELCQKVLNETNIIIDVNDFCIIDDEVEQEKETEGRVFIVEDDHGSIEDLLRESEDMGGDVIVLSDDVGDEHEIFFEDAGCSEEVQVTLESSQSLSDSDNEIYRKVEREIERMMTTSSDEEDDASNRCDAMVMQEEFDNEFYSFVGGDECIQYEEVIPVNKQAYRRESLINDLQRKYMVPKGRTLTCRLKLLRKYVYYQRFIKTRDHGMQSKRRFFCRKLNCLRRKIDAMRRSVSVSVIDDDSDSNSSTFSTVSSSSSSSSRSGRSSNSSSASSASGNSSESEEEEAATETETVEQSSAHASEDSSASSSVGERLIETNNNQLDLSTVTKPAKIESQQFAKEEDNSSNSSDSRSRGFIRRSVNISPLVKKKKLSFEESLLSIEKMYKKTSSPSQSTSSPSHSNSSSPVPVRARILTNANCGPNVVVNVNNNREAPRKLIIPSYKIFNQALAIPPPADNEASRTSRQPFRRRNSSAGSSCSSSSSSTRCHLVNCTQRSSGLIRVNYPNKPSPPRKSSASSSSSVNNAVTRSHAIPAGFDRRIPFVRLERIDYVEKLAEKYRQQQRHQQHHQQQEQFAKLRQRRKSTFS